The sequence atgagtgtgtgtgtatatatgtgtggaAAAAATGACGAGATAGGTTGGACATATCTTACCCTCTTTGGCAGCAAGTGAAGACATAATGTCATCAATTCCTTGCTCCATGCCCTTGAGTCCACACATGTACACAAATGTGTTGTCTTTCTTGAGCAAAGTCCATAGTTCTTCAGCATATTGAGCCATTCTGGTTTGGATGTACATCTTTTCACCCTTTTCGTTTGTTTGCTCTCTGCTCACAGCAAAGTCCAATCGGAAGTTTTCTGGGGCCTTCTCCTTCATTTTCTCGAATTCCTACAACATAGCAACATGCAAATTCCCAAGTTGAAAATCTTAATCAACTTTACTGGAATCAAAGAGTTGCGGAGAATGCTAGAAAATTACCTCCTTGTAAAGTAGGGAGCTGCTGGTGGGAACACCCAAGAAAAGCCATGCCAAACCATTGAACTACATAACACCAAATCCAAGTCATTCAGCAGATTAATCATCAGAGGTAAGAATGCCACTGCATATGACTACGATGACATTCTGCTAAACCTTTGAATAAACTAATGTTCGAAATATTAAATGTTTAGTAACCATTCATCATCGACTCAAATAGTGCTTGATAGTTCACCATTTCATCCATTTAAAACTCTTACTTTGTGCCTAACTTGATCTCATTCGATACACTTATAAGACTCATCAGAGAGGGCCATAATTTCTTGAGTTTTAGTTCCTACAAGTAAAAGCTTTTGCATATAATCAAGCAGTGATCTTCTTTGTTCGTTTCATTTCTCTAGCATGTCCATGAAGCCAATCAAATTAAGAATGAAGAGAAACAATCAAACAAATGGTATTATGTGTACCTTGTAATCGTCGTGTTTCTCAAAGAACATTTTCCACAAGAATGATCGGAAAGGAGCAATTCCAGTTCCAGTACCAAGCTGAGAGACAAATCCAAATTAGAAAAAATGCATAGTCAAATTGAAAGGCAGCAGAAATATCTTATATGACAATAATATAGCTACAAGTAAAATTCACCATTATAACAGTGGCGTTTGGATCTTTTGGCATGAGCATTTCTTTGCCAACGGGTCCAGTAATCTTGACATCTGCTCCAGGCTTCAAGTCACCTGAAATATGTAACATTTGAAGTTACATAAGTACACGCCAAGCATAATCTAGTACTCCTATATTAGGAACagtcaaactaaaataaaacagaTAAAGCTTAACATTGTCTATGAAATTAGGGAGTCGTCGATTCTTACACAAGAAGTTTGAGCAAACTCCTTTAACTTCTTCCCCTTTGTCATTGGTGTACACAAGCCTTTTGACACACAGGGAAACCTGAATAAAACCTCAAGTTCAGACACTTTTGTT comes from Capsicum annuum cultivar UCD-10X-F1 chromosome 2, UCD10Xv1.1, whole genome shotgun sequence and encodes:
- the LOC107859876 gene encoding ferredoxin--NADP reductase, leaf-type isozyme, chloroplastic (The RefSeq protein has 2 substitutions compared to this genomic sequence), which encodes MATAVTAAVSLPSSKSTSFPTRTSIISPEKINFNKVPLYYRNVSGGSKLVTIRAQVTTEAPAKVEKISKKQDEGVVVNKFRPKEPYIGRCLLNTKITGDDAPGETWHMVFSTEGEIPYREGQSIGVIADGVDANGKPHKLRLYSIASSALGDFGDSKTVSLCVKRLVYTNDKGEEVKGVCSNFLCDLKPGADVKITGPVGKEMLMPKDPNATVIMLGTGTGIAPFRSFLWKMFFEKHDDYKFNGLAWLFLGVPTSSSLLYKEEFEKMKEKAPENFRLDFAVSREQTNEKGEKMYIQTRMAQYAEELWTLLKKDNTFVYMCGLKGMEQGIDDIMSSLAAKEGIDWADYKKQLKKAEQWNVEVY